The genomic segment AATTTGGTGTCAACCATGAAAAACTTGCAAAACGACCAACAAACTGACAACCTGGTCGACTGGATTAACTACTGGTGTTTCGTTCTTCATCCCTTTTATCATGGATGTCAATACTGGCTATGCATATTGTTCAGAAGACGATCTATCAATAGGCCGCACCTGTTCTAAAGCAGCTTGCTGAGTTTGACAGTGCATACATGGTGAAATCCATGACTGAAACATAGCATCCAGGTTTGGATTTTAGTTGCAGATTCTTTATACAACCGTGAAAGATGGATAAGGAAAATACGAACAAGAGGAAAGAAAGACATAGCCTGAAGTGCAAAAATGTTGATGAAATTGGCCTATGCAGCACGTCAATCATATGAGAATGCGTTTCCAAGCTTGGGGTTTTAACTCCAACATCGAATCTTAAGTATATATTATGATAGGAAAAATATGTCGACCCCCTATTATTTTAGTATATTATGGTTTCTAAACCAATCATTGCCGAAAAATTTAAGGTTCGAATTTAGCTGGAAATAGATATATTCGAGATTGTGCTCGATTCAAAAGGTTCGAATCAAGACTATCtcgaaagattcgaacatatttaaattattgttcgaaaataaatacttgaaatactttaaatctatttattttacatgtatttatattatgttaataaaatatcaaagttCGTGAAGGATATCGAATAACATAATTTGACTTGAGTCCATCTTGAAAAAAATTAGAACATATTTGAGTTTGGTTCGAGTTCTATAAATTCGAATTCAGATCAAACATTTTTTGAAAAGTTCATGAATAGACTCTGATCGTTTGAGTCCTTAGTGTTGCCTTTATCCAAATAATTCATCACAAAGTAGTTTCTATATCCTTAAAACAACCCTGAATAGTTTTGGAAAACGAATGTTTTCGTGTTATCCACTTTTTTTAATAAAGAAAAAACCCCGTAATTTTTTCCCACAAATAATGTTGCTGAATAATTTTCTCCTTTTCTTCGTTCCAATTCGAAGGTCCTGAAAGTTTCGGatttcaaaaatttatgtgTTCCTCTTGgaatgaaagaaaaataaaatatcgtgGAACACGTGACATTTATTTCatgaaaggcaaaaacttgtgtgagacggtctcacgggtcgtatatgtgagacggatctcttatttgggtcaccaataaaaaaatattactttttatgctaagagtattactttttattgtgaatatgagtagggttgacccgtctcataaattatgatccgtgagacggtctcacatgatactcACTCTTCATGAAAATGAGAAGCTTTTAATCCAAAAGCAAATGCAAGAAACTGAAACACGAAATATTCCAGCGAGACTGTTTCTTCGCTTGAAACTTTCACGATAAATAATTGGTGCAAATCACAAGCATGGCAACTCGCTTGGACTAAAAGAAAGACACCTCCTTCCGATAAAAGAACAATCCCGACTGCCCTCCATCCGGCAACAACGCTAGGTTTACCAGACCTTCCGCTCCTTCTTCGACGGATAAAGGACCCTGATTGCAAGTCATATGTGTTCGAACAAAACCAGGACAAGCACAGTTGATGCAGAAAGTTGGATATTTTTTAGCCATGATTCTCGTGTATGCAGACAAGGATGCTTTCGAAATCTTGTACGCTGCAACTTGAGTAGGCCATCGTTTTGTTTGCACCGAACCCTCTTCGAAATTCTTgaggaattcttctattacttgGTCTAGTTTCTCTTCTGTGAGGGTTTCTGCATTGCTCAGTATCCCTTTAGCCCATTCATTGGGTAAGAGCTTAAATATCAATGAAAATATGAAGTCAATATCAATTTGGAAAACGAAGTTCGACACTTATTTGAATAtcagtttgtgtttgaatatcATAATCGAGACACAGCCGAAGCACAAATACTGAAGGTCAAATTTTTGGCTTTTCGAAATCGTTTAGATCCGAATGATTTGTGATTAGAGTGATGATCAAGTGATGCGTGTTCACCTTCAGATTCCCCAAAATGGAAGACACATTGACAATTCTTGGTGAATGAGAGAGTTGTAGGAGGGGAATAAGTGCTTCTGTCATCCTTTTTGCACCATAATAGTTGGTTTGAATGCAATCTTTTGCATCCCCCAAACTCTCAATaaattttccatttttcagcTCCACTGGTTCTGCCTGTGTGACATCAACAAATCTCATTTACATTTCAAGAAACATATCCAACTAACTAACTATACACACAAACTCGTCGTCCTGCAACCAATCACCTCTCCGTCGGAGAAAACGGAAGCAATGTCTCCGTCTACGAGCTCTGGAATAATTAGAGGGTCTCCCTCTATACATATCCCAGCAGTACCTGCATTATTCACCTGCATATATATACtccaaaattttcaagaaacaCATGCACACCACCAAACCAGAGTTGTATACATCAACAgacaaccaaaataaatttaagaatttcgcaaaatattttaaaaccacTTCAACCACAAATTCTATTTCGGTGTAGAttttgcattaaaaaaaaaaaccatatcTAATCCATATAGTACTTGaaattcatcttcgaacttttTAATGCCTAAAAAATATAGTCATTTctctaaaattaataatattgctgattttatgattt from the Primulina eburnea isolate SZY01 chromosome 3, ASM2296580v1, whole genome shotgun sequence genome contains:
- the LOC140826609 gene encoding (+)-neomenthol dehydrogenase-like is translated as MAEQIRNLSTNRYAVVTGANKGIGFEICKQLASRGIHVILTSRDMKRGIEAKEKLEAQFGLSNNVVFHQLDVLDPASIASLVDFITTNHGKLDILVNNAGTAGICIEGDPLIIPELVDGDIASVFSDGEAEPVELKNGKFIESLGDAKDCIQTNYYGAKRMTEALIPLLQLSHSPRIVNVSSILGNLKLLPNEWAKGILSNAETLTEEKLDQVIEEFLKNFEEGSVQTKRWPTQVAAYKISKASLSAYTRIMAKKYPTFCINCACPGFVRTHMTCNQGPLSVEEGAEGLVNLALLPDGGQSGLFFYRKEVSFF